The uncultured Pseudodesulfovibrio sp. genome includes a region encoding these proteins:
- a CDS encoding aminopeptidase, translating into MSKLQLEYEPKSAWEAYAAKKHVKAMDGLAADYLKFLSECKTERLVMDYVRAKVEAAGFVDDLKAPQAYRFNRNKTCFLARKGKRPLSEGFRLVGAHADCPRLDLKQRPLYEDLDICLAKTHYYGGIRKYQWLTIPLALHGTVVKKSGETVTVCIGEDPKDPVLTITDLLPHLAYKEVTKKVEDAFEAEKLNVVLGQSPVPEGKDEKDKVKEPVKRKILEILHERYGIEEADFLSAEMQAVPAGPARYVGLDESMIGGYGQDDRSSVFCALEALLAEPEPEYCQIVLFWDKEEIGSEGATGAKSYFFEYCMEELVEAWEPGARLSSVLMNGSALSADVSAAMDPDHKDVYEPLNAARLGYGPCFNKFTGHRGKVGANDAHPDFIGWLRSIFDGAGIPWHMSELGKVDAGGGGTVAKFLAVYGMDVIDVGVPVLSMHSPFELSAKADIYACVLAFREFLKR; encoded by the coding sequence ATGAGCAAGCTGCAACTGGAATACGAGCCCAAGTCCGCGTGGGAAGCCTACGCCGCCAAGAAGCACGTCAAAGCCATGGATGGACTGGCTGCCGATTACCTGAAATTTTTGAGCGAATGCAAGACCGAGCGGCTGGTCATGGACTATGTCCGCGCCAAGGTCGAGGCCGCAGGCTTTGTGGACGACCTCAAGGCTCCGCAGGCCTACCGCTTCAACCGCAACAAGACCTGTTTCCTGGCTCGCAAGGGCAAACGGCCCCTGTCCGAGGGCTTCCGCCTGGTCGGGGCGCACGCCGACTGCCCGCGCCTGGACCTCAAGCAGCGCCCGCTCTACGAGGACCTGGACATCTGTCTGGCCAAGACCCACTACTACGGCGGCATCCGCAAGTATCAGTGGCTGACCATCCCTCTGGCCCTGCACGGCACCGTGGTCAAGAAGTCCGGCGAGACCGTGACCGTGTGCATCGGTGAGGACCCCAAGGATCCGGTCCTGACCATCACCGATCTGCTGCCGCATCTGGCCTACAAGGAAGTGACCAAGAAGGTGGAGGATGCCTTTGAGGCCGAGAAGCTCAATGTGGTTCTGGGTCAGTCCCCGGTTCCGGAGGGCAAAGACGAGAAGGACAAGGTCAAGGAGCCGGTCAAGCGCAAGATTCTGGAGATTCTGCACGAGCGTTACGGCATCGAGGAGGCCGACTTCCTCAGCGCCGAGATGCAGGCCGTGCCCGCCGGCCCGGCCCGTTATGTCGGTCTGGACGAGTCCATGATCGGCGGTTACGGCCAGGATGACCGGTCCAGCGTGTTCTGCGCGCTCGAGGCCCTGCTGGCCGAGCCCGAACCGGAATACTGCCAGATAGTGCTTTTCTGGGACAAGGAGGAGATCGGCTCCGAGGGTGCCACGGGCGCCAAATCCTACTTCTTCGAGTACTGCATGGAGGAGCTGGTGGAGGCCTGGGAGCCGGGCGCGCGCCTTTCCTCGGTGCTGATGAACGGCTCGGCCCTGTCCGCAGACGTGTCCGCGGCTATGGACCCGGATCACAAGGATGTCTACGAGCCGCTCAATGCGGCCCGCCTGGGGTACGGCCCGTGCTTCAACAAGTTCACCGGCCATCGCGGCAAGGTCGGGGCCAACGACGCCCATCCGGATTTCATCGGTTGGTTGCGCTCCATCTTCGACGGCGCGGGCATTCCCTGGCACATGTCCGAACTGGGCAAGGTGGACGCCGGCGGCGGCGGGACCGTGGCCAAGTTCCTGGCCGTGTACGGCATGGATGTCATTGACGTGGGCGTACCTGTTCTGTCGATGCATTCTCCCTTCGAACTGTCCGCCAAGGCCGACATCTATGCATGCGTCCTGGCCTTCCGCGAGTTCCTGAAGCGGTAG